CTCGGCGAGGCCCAGACGCAAGCTGAAGCGCTCCACCAGCAAGTGGTTTGTAATATGGGTCATCGCCCGAACGACAGCTACGGGCGTGTAGTAAACGCCTGCTTGTCGCCGCTCATCGGGATCATAGGCGCTCAGGAAATCTTCGTAGAAATATAGCCATGGCTCCCCTCTGGAATCAGAGCTGGTGTTGACGCGACCGACGTCAATGGCGCTGATCAAGGTCTCCAGCGCGCCCAGTTCGACGGCCGCCGCGTTTCGCAGAACGGGTTTGTCCATCAACGGCGCGAACGCCGCCGCCAAAACTGGGTTGGATTGGCGGAGGGCGGCGCGCGCCTCCTCCACTGTGACCAAACCGTCCCCGTCAGCATCCGACCCTTCGGCGCCAAGCGCTGCGATAACCATGCCGTAGGCCAGCACCTGCGCGACTCCGTCAGCGAAGTCTCTGGTGGTGCCCGTCGGCTGGACGTGCTGTCTCCAAGCTCGATCCGCCCTGGGCCGCCACAGCCGCCGGGCCCGATTGATCCAACAGCCAAAGAAGCCGGTCTCGGAGGTCGGCCGTCCTGAGGGCGAGCCGTGCCGATAGGTCACGCACACTGACAATTGGAGTAGGATTGAGGTCGACAAAGAGGCGGAGCAGGCGAATGAGGCCCTCTGCGCGCCACACGTCCGGCGCCGCGAACGGCAGATCCACAGGGCCGTCGTAAGGCTCACCGTCGCGATAGATTTGAGCGTGAACGCCATTGCAGACGATCAGTATTTCCGCCTCATGCGCCATGTGTGACCACTGACGCGCGTTTCGGCCTGACCAGGTTGAGGCATCCACAGAAATACTTGGCGCCTTCAGTTCGATAAAACCCTTTTGCCGGGTTTGACCCGCTTGGGTGAGCAAGACAGCGAAGTCTGGCCGCGATCGATCAAGGCGCGTTTCTCGGATCATCCGAAAATCGCCCAGTCCAGCCTCTGCCGCAATTCCGGAGAACAGATTGCTTACCGGCGTCGTCAGTTGCGCTTCCTCCTCCGCTGATACGGCTGCGCCGGAGGCAGCGTGAACGGCTGAGTGGTAAGCTCGGGCAAGATCAAGGATCGACATCGCTTCAGCATATGGATTGCAGCTAGGCGGCGAAAGTCCGCGCTCGAGGCATGGACGTCGTCACAGCAGCGAAAGCCCCATGATTCAGGTGCCATTGCGTTTAGCGTGCTTTTGTTCTATAAATGTTCTCATGGAATCCACCGCCCACGCCCCCTTCAAAGCCCTGCTCGTCGAGTTGGTCGAGGCTGGCATGGAGGTCTCGCGCGAGATGATGGTCGGCGTCCGTAAGGCGACCGACCACGACCAGCGCATCGCCTACGCCGCCGCCCACGATCGCGCCGCGCGATCGGTGCGGTTGAGCATCAGCCTGCATGAGCGGTTGGAGCGCGCCGAGCGCGAGGCGGCGCGCGAGGACGCCGTTTCGGCGCAGCCCCTGCTTGAGGTTCTGGAGCGCCGGGTCCAGCCGAAGCTCGATCTGAAGAAGGCCCAGGTGCGCGCCGCCGTGCGCCGCTCCATCGAACAGGAGCATGAGGGCGAGGACGCCGCCATGCTGGACGAGGCGCTGGAGATCTGCCTGTCGGAGCAGGCGACGAACTACAGTTTCATGGACCGCTCGGTCTCCCAGAGCGTCGAGATCATCCGGAAATCCCTGCGCCTGCCGCCGACTCCGCGGATGTGGCTGCCCCCGTCGCAGGATGAGCAGAAGGCCGCAGGGCCACCGCCCGGCCGGCCCGCAAATCGCGCGCCATCCTGATCGCCCGTCCTGATCGCCCGTGCGCGGCACGGCTTTGCTTCCATCCCGGCCCCCAGCCCGCGCCCTTCGGCCGGGCTTGCGACCCATGGGCGTCGTTCTCGCCGCCGCGCCCTTCAGGGCTCGCAGGGCGAAGCTGCGTTGCCACCGCCCCGCGGCGATGGCTAGCTAGCGGGCTGCGGGCGGACCCGCCTCCCAGGAGCTGAACGGCATGGCCTCGACGTCCGACCCCACCCCCACGGTCAGCCCCTATGGCGCCTGGGCCTCGCCGATTTCGGCGGAGAGCCTGGCCAAGTCGGCCATCGGGGTCTCGGACCTGCGGGCGGCGGACGGCCGGCTCTACTGGCTGGAGAACCGGCCCGACGAGGGCGGGCGGCTGGTGGTCATGACCGGCGACGCAGGCAGCGACACTGGCGGCGACGCGGGCGACGCGCGGGCGCTGACGCCGGAAGGCTTCAACGTCCGCACCCGCGTGCATGAATATGGCGGGGCGTCCTACCTGGTCGTCGGCGACACCCTCTATTTCTCCAACTTCGCCGACCAGCGGCTGCACGCCCAGGCCCTGAGCGACCGCGACGCCGCCCCCGTTCCGCTGACGCCCGCCGGCTACCGCTACGCTGACTATGTCGCCGCCCCCACCCTCGCATTCGGCGGCGGGCTGATCGGCGTGCGCGAGGATCACACCGATCCGGCCGACGTCAGGAACGCCATCGTCGCGCTATCAGGGGCCGCCGGCGACGCCGGCCGCGTGCTGTTCGGCGACAGCGATTTCGTGGCCTATCCGCGCGTCAGCCGCGACGGCGCGCGCCTGGCCTGGATGGCCTGGGATCATCCCAACATGCCGTGGGACGACACCCGGCTCTATGTGGCCGACCTTGGCGCGGACGGCCTCGCCAATGTCCGGCTGGTCGCCGGCGGCGGGGCGGAGGCGGTGATGGAGCCGCAGTGGGGGCTGGACGGCGCCCTCTACTTCATCTCCGACCGCACCGGCTTCTGGAACCTCTATGTCCTGCGCAGCGAGACGGCCGAGCCGGTCCTGCCCATGGACGCCGAGTTCGCCCGCCCGCTCTGGGGCCTGGGGCAATCCAACTACGTCGTCCTCGATGACGGCCGGATCGCCTGCGTCTATGGCGCCGCCCACGGCGACCAGCTGGCGGTGATCGACCCCGCCGCGGGTTCCGTGCGCGAGATCGCCCTGCCCTTCACGGTCATCGGCGCGATCCATCTGCTGGACGCCCAGACCCTGGCGCTGACCGGCGCCTCCGGCGTCGAGACCTCGGCGGTGGCGACGGTCGAGCTGGAGACCGGCCAGGCCACCGTGGTCCGCCGCCCCTCGCCGGCCCAGCTGGCGCCGCGCCACGTCTCGGTCGCCCAGGCCATCACCTTCCCCGGCCCCGACGGCCGCGAGGTCCACGCCCTCTACTATCCCCCGGCCAACGCCGATTTCACGGCGCCTGAGGGCGAGGCGCCGCCCCTCATCGTCCAGGTCCACGGCGGCCCGACGGGCAAGGCCTCGGCCGCCTTCAGCCTGGCCAACCAGTACTGGACCAACCGCGGCTTCGCCGTCGTCGATGTCGATTACGGCGGCTCCTCCGGCTATGGACGCGCCTATCGCCAGCGCCTGAACGGCCAGTGGGGCGTCGTCGACGTCGAGGACGTGATCGCCGCCGTCCGCCACCTCACCGCCCAGGGCCTGGCCGATCCCGACCGCGTCGCCATCCACGGCGGCAGCGCCGGCGGCTTCACGGTGCTGGCCGCCCTGTCGCAGAGCGACGTCTTTTCGGCCGGCGCCAGCTTCTACGGCATCGCCGACCTCGAGGCCCTGGCCCACGACACCCACAAGTTCGAGAGCCGCTACCTCGACAACCTGATCGGCCCCTATCCGGCCGCCCAGGCCGTCTACAAGGCCCGCTCGCCGCTCAACCACCTGGAAGGCTTCCGCACGCCGCTGATCGTCTTCCAGGGCGCCGACGACCCCATCGTGCCGCCCAACCAGGCGCACATGATCCTGGGCGCCCTGCGCGAGCGCCAGCAGCCGATCGCCTACATGGAGTTCGCCGGCGAAAGCCACGGCTTCCGCCGCGCGGAGAACATCATCGCCGCCAAGGAGGCCGAGCTCTACTTCTACGGCCGGGTCTTCAAGTTCACCCCGGCCGACGACCTGCCCGAGGTGCGGATCGAGAACCTGCCGAAGCCGTGAGGGAAGGCTAGAGCCCCTGGATCAGCAGGAAGCGGAAGGTCGCCGCGCCCAGGCGGTGTTCGCGCGCCGCCTGGTAGGCGGGGCTGTCGTACCATGCC
This is a stretch of genomic DNA from Phenylobacterium immobile (ATCC 35973). It encodes these proteins:
- a CDS encoding S9 family peptidase; the protein is MASTSDPTPTVSPYGAWASPISAESLAKSAIGVSDLRAADGRLYWLENRPDEGGRLVVMTGDAGSDTGGDAGDARALTPEGFNVRTRVHEYGGASYLVVGDTLYFSNFADQRLHAQALSDRDAAPVPLTPAGYRYADYVAAPTLAFGGGLIGVREDHTDPADVRNAIVALSGAAGDAGRVLFGDSDFVAYPRVSRDGARLAWMAWDHPNMPWDDTRLYVADLGADGLANVRLVAGGGAEAVMEPQWGLDGALYFISDRTGFWNLYVLRSETAEPVLPMDAEFARPLWGLGQSNYVVLDDGRIACVYGAAHGDQLAVIDPAAGSVREIALPFTVIGAIHLLDAQTLALTGASGVETSAVATVELETGQATVVRRPSPAQLAPRHVSVAQAITFPGPDGREVHALYYPPANADFTAPEGEAPPLIVQVHGGPTGKASAAFSLANQYWTNRGFAVVDVDYGGSSGYGRAYRQRLNGQWGVVDVEDVIAAVRHLTAQGLADPDRVAIHGGSAGGFTVLAALSQSDVFSAGASFYGIADLEALAHDTHKFESRYLDNLIGPYPAAQAVYKARSPLNHLEGFRTPLIVFQGADDPIVPPNQAHMILGALRERQQPIAYMEFAGESHGFRRAENIIAAKEAELYFYGRVFKFTPADDLPEVRIENLPKP